In Cryptomeria japonica chromosome 10, Sugi_1.0, whole genome shotgun sequence, a genomic segment contains:
- the LOC131034099 gene encoding acireductone dioxygenase 1 — MEAWYMKDIQENEDQRLPHHCEPKEYVSLEKLADLGVLYWHLEGDNYETCEELERIRKERGYSYTDTITCSPGKLPNYEEKLKNFFEEHLHLDEEIRLVLEGSGYFDARDHNDRWIRIWVKQGDLIVLPAGMYHRFTMDSANYTKAMRLFVGEPVWTPYNRPYDEHPVRKEYIDNFIKKDDTSSAVEAH, encoded by the exons ATGGAAGCGTGGTACATGAAGGACATTCAGGAAAATGAAGATCAACGGCTTCCTCATCACTGTGAACCGAAGGAATACGTTTCCCTGGAGAAGCTAGCGG ATTTGGGAGTTCTGTACTGGCACTTGGAGGGTGACAATTACGAAACCTGTGAAGAGCTAGAGCGGATCCGTAAGGAGAGGGGTTACAGTTACACG GACACTATCACGTGCTCTCCCGGTAAACTTCCAAACTATGAGGAGAAGCTCAAGAATTTCTTTGAGGAGCACCTCCACCTGGACGAGGAGATTCGGCTGGTGTTGGAGGGCAGCGGTTACTTTGATGCGAGGGATCACAATGATAGGTGGATCAGGATTTGGGTCAAACAAGGGGATTTGATTGTTTTGCCTGCAGGGATGTATCACCGTTTCACCATGGACAGTGCTAACTATACTAAG GCGATGAGGTTATTTGTAGGTGAGCCAGTGTGGACTCCATACAACCGCCCTTATGATGAACATCCCGTGAG GAAAGAGTATATCGACAATTTCATCAAGAAGGACGACACTTCCTCTGCCGTTGAAGCGCATTAG